From a region of the Pseudanabaena sp. ABRG5-3 genome:
- the hisD gene encoding histidinol dehydrogenase, with product MLRIVTQRTEAESEIKRICDRIYDDQMIHKEATVTEIIQTVRRKGDTALLHYTSEFDGQDFTATELRVSGSELDAAYQQVKGGLLKAIEMAHQRIEEFHKMRVPKSWVHFGDKDVVLGKRYTPVDAAGIYIPGGKAAYPSTVLMNAVPARVAGVKKIVMVTPPGQERTINPAILVAAQVAGVEEIYRVGGAQAIAALAYGTETIPKVDVITGPGNIYVTLAKKQVFGRVGIDSIAGPSEVLIIADASANPTYVAADMLAQAEHDQMAASILITNDSRLANRVSEEVNRMLENHPRRMMTEKAIAHYGLIVVVDSLKTAAELSNQFAPEHLELEVEEPWQLVDQIRHAGAIFIGHSTPEAVGDYLAGPNHTLPTCGGARYSSALGVETFLKHSSLIQYSPEALKEVSGAIALLTEAEGLPSHGDSVSLRLKDL from the coding sequence ATGCTACGAATTGTCACCCAGAGAACTGAAGCAGAATCCGAAATCAAGCGGATTTGCGATCGCATTTATGACGATCAGATGATCCACAAGGAAGCCACCGTCACCGAAATCATTCAAACGGTCAGACGCAAAGGCGATACAGCCCTTCTGCACTATACCTCTGAATTTGATGGTCAAGACTTCACGGCGACAGAACTGCGCGTCAGTGGATCGGAACTTGATGCTGCTTATCAACAAGTCAAGGGCGGTCTACTGAAAGCGATCGAAATGGCACATCAACGCATCGAAGAATTTCACAAAATGCGTGTACCCAAAAGCTGGGTGCATTTTGGCGATAAGGATGTAGTACTAGGTAAACGCTATACACCCGTCGATGCTGCGGGTATTTATATTCCAGGGGGGAAAGCAGCTTATCCAAGCACAGTTTTAATGAATGCTGTACCTGCAAGAGTTGCAGGTGTAAAAAAGATTGTCATGGTTACGCCTCCTGGTCAGGAGCGCACAATTAATCCTGCAATTCTCGTGGCAGCACAGGTCGCTGGCGTAGAAGAAATCTATCGTGTGGGTGGGGCGCAGGCGATCGCGGCTTTAGCCTATGGGACAGAAACTATCCCCAAGGTTGATGTGATCACAGGTCCAGGCAATATCTATGTCACCCTCGCCAAGAAACAAGTATTCGGTCGCGTTGGTATTGACTCGATCGCTGGCCCCTCAGAAGTTTTGATTATTGCTGATGCGAGTGCTAATCCCACCTATGTCGCCGCCGATATGCTTGCCCAAGCGGAGCATGACCAAATGGCAGCCTCAATCTTGATCACCAATGATTCGCGCCTCGCCAATCGCGTCTCTGAAGAAGTAAACCGAATGCTTGAAAATCATCCCCGTCGGATGATGACGGAAAAGGCGATCGCGCATTATGGCTTAATTGTCGTTGTCGATAGCCTAAAAACTGCTGCCGAACTGTCTAATCAGTTTGCACCTGAACATTTAGAACTAGAGGTCGAGGAACCTTGGCAATTAGTTGATCAAATCCGTCATGCGGGGGCAATTTTCATTGGACATTCTACACCTGAAGCCGTAGGCGACTATCTCGCGGGGCCAAATCATACTTTGCCGACCTGTGGCGGTGCGCGTTACTCCTCGGCACTTGGGGTAGAGACATTTCTCAAGCATTCCAGTTTGATCCAGTACAGCCCTGAAGCTCTCAAGGAAGTATCTGGGGCGATCGCCTTGCTCACCGAAGCCGAAGGCTTACCCTCCCACGGTGACTCGGTTAGCTTACGTCTAAAAGATTTGTAA
- a CDS encoding transglycosylase SLT domain-containing protein, with translation MKNLMRWSIVLMLSATLVGASAPLITASSESDLAFNASLANNRDNKSFDPLSYSPVEQRLAKLETKAQQTSANIDRVRARLVIADIHLNNRKFREAIAALDKLESEYPVLADYVLLKRAQAQTQLRDLQSATKTWQSLLTNFPTSPAAAEAMFALGQNQQLLDKFPAHPRSREVALRLLAQSPKRVDLMAHLATYFSDAKDIVPTLDRLVASSPALTNEQWWAIADAYYKNFEFGKAGNAYTRATVNPLTAYQYARSLHRGKQIDAAIVAYNRVVQQFPNSPQAPRALIRITQIDSPNAAIVATDRIVANYPDTAGEALLIKAGILQDKLDSPKSASDTRKLLLERYGSSDAASQLRWRIAQGQARGGQLNNAIATVDALIANSPDGNASAEASFWAGKWANQIGDKSRAKKFFEFAIRQHPESYYAWRSAGSLGWQVGTFTTARYTAPAITIPSARVPLPAGSAKLQELYVLGLDRDARSHWQTELGAKRNLEPSEIFTDGVLRVAVQDNLIGIKTIESLDLIDVSAAQKAEIAKIKQHPAYMQSLYPFHYWDIIANWARERKLSPALVIGLMRQESRFEAQIRSRSGAIGLMQIMPDTGSWIASKKGVSNYNLDNPSDNISFGTWYLDYTHSRYGDNSMLAVASYNAGPGAVGRWVEARGVGDPDEFVNSIPYEETRDYVSKVLGNYWNYLRLYSPSVQQQVASLQQSSNLNASAK, from the coding sequence ATGAAAAATTTAATGCGTTGGTCAATTGTACTAATGCTCAGTGCCACATTAGTAGGAGCTAGCGCCCCACTAATTACAGCTTCCTCTGAGTCCGATCTTGCTTTTAATGCAAGCTTAGCGAATAACCGAGACAACAAGTCCTTTGATCCTCTTAGCTACTCGCCAGTCGAGCAAAGACTTGCCAAATTAGAAACCAAAGCTCAACAGACCTCAGCAAATATTGATCGCGTGCGTGCAAGGTTGGTGATTGCGGATATCCATCTTAACAATCGTAAATTCCGTGAAGCGATCGCGGCTCTTGACAAACTAGAATCAGAATATCCCGTCTTAGCTGATTATGTTTTGCTCAAACGCGCACAGGCGCAAACACAATTAAGAGATCTTCAATCAGCAACCAAAACTTGGCAAAGCCTTTTGACTAACTTCCCAACTAGTCCTGCTGCCGCCGAAGCGATGTTTGCCTTAGGACAAAACCAACAGCTTTTAGATAAATTTCCTGCTCATCCCCGATCGCGAGAAGTTGCTCTCCGTCTTTTAGCTCAATCTCCGAAACGAGTTGATCTAATGGCACATTTGGCAACCTATTTTAGTGATGCTAAAGATATTGTACCAACATTAGATCGGCTAGTGGCTAGCTCACCTGCACTTACTAATGAGCAATGGTGGGCGATCGCTGATGCCTATTACAAAAATTTTGAATTTGGTAAGGCGGGTAATGCCTATACCCGTGCTACCGTCAACCCACTCACAGCCTATCAATATGCCCGTAGCTTGCATCGTGGTAAACAAATTGATGCGGCGATCGTTGCTTACAATCGCGTAGTGCAGCAATTTCCCAACAGTCCTCAAGCCCCACGAGCGCTGATTCGGATTACCCAAATTGATAGTCCTAATGCGGCGATCGTTGCTACTGATCGCATTGTTGCCAACTATCCTGACACCGCAGGCGAAGCTCTGTTGATCAAGGCAGGGATATTGCAGGATAAACTTGATAGTCCTAAATCTGCAAGTGATACTCGCAAACTATTGCTGGAGCGCTATGGTAGTAGTGATGCCGCTAGTCAACTACGCTGGCGCATTGCCCAAGGTCAGGCGCGAGGCGGTCAGCTAAATAATGCGATCGCCACTGTTGACGCACTGATTGCCAATAGTCCTGATGGTAACGCATCGGCGGAAGCGAGTTTCTGGGCTGGTAAATGGGCTAATCAAATTGGTGACAAATCTAGAGCCAAGAAATTCTTTGAATTTGCAATTCGTCAACATCCAGAATCCTATTACGCATGGAGATCGGCAGGTTCGCTAGGTTGGCAAGTGGGAACCTTTACTACAGCCCGTTATACTGCGCCAGCAATCACTATTCCTAGCGCTAGAGTTCCATTACCTGCTGGATCTGCAAAACTTCAAGAGTTATACGTACTTGGTTTAGATCGTGATGCGCGATCGCATTGGCAAACAGAACTAGGTGCAAAGCGCAATTTGGAACCTAGTGAAATTTTCACTGATGGGGTATTGCGTGTTGCTGTTCAAGATAATCTCATTGGTATTAAAACCATTGAAAGCTTGGATTTAATCGATGTTTCGGCTGCACAAAAAGCAGAAATCGCCAAAATTAAACAGCATCCTGCCTATATGCAGTCCCTCTATCCATTCCATTACTGGGATATCATCGCTAACTGGGCGAGGGAGCGGAAGCTTTCTCCTGCATTAGTCATTGGTCTGATGCGTCAAGAGTCAAGGTTTGAAGCACAAATTCGTTCCCGTTCTGGTGCGATCGGCTTGATGCAGATTATGCCCGATACAGGTTCATGGATTGCCAGCAAGAAGGGTGTAAGTAACTACAATCTCGATAATCCTTCCGATAACATCAGTTTTGGAACTTGGTATCTGGACTATACACATAGTCGCTACGGTGATAACTCAATGCTAGCTGTTGCCAGTTATAATGCGGGACCTGGAGCTGTGGGTAGATGGGTAGAAGCGCGTGGAGTTGGTGATCCTGACGAATTTGTAAATAGTATTCCCTACGAAGAAACTAGAGATTATGTATCGAAGGTTTTAGGTAATTATTGGAACTATTTACGCTTGTATTCTCCCTCTGTACAGCAACAAGTTGCGAGTTTACAACAGTCTAGTAACCTCAACGCTTCGGCTAAATAG
- a CDS encoding Npun_R2479 family HD domain-containing metalloprotein, with the protein MFNATELLISNFVEQLKQGYRRTYGGYLHDYEDIIGWAGNMALENIANSDALYHNVEHTILVTLVGQEILRGKHIREGRVSPEDWLHFIISLVCHDIGYVKGVCLQDGNGKFATGIGDSMVELPSGASDAGLTPYHVDRAKLFVNQRFANHSLIKAEKICRNIELTRFPVPKTGDHQDTTNFAGLVRSADLIGQLSDPRYLKKIGALFYEFEETGVNEALGYAHPGDLRRNYPKFYWTSVYPYVKDALYYLSLTQQGQEIVAHLYSNVFVVEHEKPEYQQALPHLPSSTT; encoded by the coding sequence ATGTTTAATGCAACTGAGCTTCTGATTAGTAATTTTGTAGAACAACTAAAGCAAGGATATCGCCGTACCTATGGTGGCTATCTGCATGATTACGAAGATATCATCGGTTGGGCTGGCAATATGGCTCTAGAAAACATCGCCAACAGTGATGCGCTCTACCACAATGTTGAACACACAATCTTAGTAACGCTAGTTGGTCAAGAGATTTTACGGGGCAAGCATATTCGTGAAGGGCGAGTTTCTCCTGAAGATTGGCTACATTTTATTATTTCCCTCGTTTGCCATGATATTGGCTATGTCAAAGGTGTTTGCCTCCAAGATGGCAATGGTAAGTTTGCTACTGGCATCGGTGATAGCATGGTGGAACTACCCTCAGGGGCATCTGATGCGGGTTTAACTCCCTATCATGTCGATCGCGCAAAATTATTTGTTAATCAACGCTTTGCCAATCATTCCCTAATCAAGGCTGAGAAAATCTGCCGCAATATTGAGCTAACGCGGTTTCCTGTGCCGAAAACTGGCGATCATCAAGATACGACTAACTTTGCAGGACTAGTGCGATCGGCTGATTTAATCGGACAGCTCAGCGATCCCCGCTACCTGAAAAAGATTGGGGCATTATTTTATGAGTTTGAAGAAACTGGTGTCAATGAAGCATTAGGTTATGCTCACCCCGGAGATTTACGCCGCAACTATCCTAAATTCTATTGGACGAGTGTATATCCTTATGTCAAGGATGCACTGTACTATTTGTCGCTCACTCAACAAGGACAGGAAATTGTTGCCCATCTTTATTCCAATGTGTTTGTAGTTGAGCATGAAAAGCCAGAATATCAGCAGGCTCTCCCCCATTTACCCAGTTCTACTACATAG
- the thrC gene encoding threonine synthase: protein MIDTRLDLYPASTVPNGWPGLICRYADYLPVTDQTPIVTLHEGNTPLIPAIALSQRLGRNIKVLLKYDGLNPTGSFKDRGMTMAISKAKEAGSQAVICASTGNTSAAAAAYAKRGGLKAFVLIPDGKIALGKLSQALIYGAEVIAIDGNFDQALEIVREMSEKFPITLVNSVNPYRLEGQKTAAFELVEAIGDAPDWLCIPMGNAGNITAYWMGFNQYYASGKSKKLPRMMGFQAAGSAPLVTGQIFEKPETIATAIRIGNPANWQKALKVREESGGEFNSVTDVEILSAYKFLAGEEGVFCEPASAASVAGLLKVSDQIPSGATIVCVLTGNGIKDPDTAIAAADAKLHKGIAPDITSVAKVMGF, encoded by the coding sequence GTGATTGATACTCGTCTCGATCTTTACCCTGCCTCTACAGTTCCTAATGGTTGGCCCGGACTGATATGTCGCTATGCGGATTATTTGCCAGTTACAGACCAAACGCCGATCGTAACTTTGCATGAAGGCAATACCCCCCTCATTCCTGCGATCGCTCTTAGTCAAAGACTGGGGCGCAATATCAAAGTCCTGCTCAAGTACGATGGACTCAACCCCACAGGCAGCTTTAAGGATCGCGGTATGACCATGGCGATCTCTAAAGCAAAAGAGGCAGGATCGCAGGCAGTAATTTGCGCGAGTACAGGTAATACCTCAGCAGCAGCAGCAGCCTACGCGAAACGTGGTGGACTCAAAGCTTTTGTATTAATTCCTGATGGCAAGATTGCGCTCGGTAAGTTAAGCCAAGCATTGATCTATGGGGCAGAAGTAATTGCGATCGATGGTAACTTTGACCAAGCGCTGGAAATTGTGCGGGAAATGTCTGAGAAATTCCCGATCACCTTGGTTAATTCCGTCAATCCTTACCGTTTAGAAGGTCAAAAAACCGCCGCCTTTGAACTGGTTGAAGCGATCGGTGATGCTCCTGACTGGCTGTGCATCCCAATGGGTAATGCAGGTAATATCACTGCTTACTGGATGGGCTTTAATCAATATTATGCGTCAGGTAAATCTAAAAAACTCCCACGGATGATGGGTTTCCAAGCCGCAGGATCTGCGCCTTTGGTGACAGGGCAAATCTTCGAGAAGCCCGAAACGATCGCTACAGCGATCAGAATTGGTAATCCCGCCAACTGGCAAAAAGCCCTCAAAGTCCGCGAAGAAAGCGGCGGTGAATTTAATAGTGTTACTGATGTAGAAATCTTGTCAGCTTACAAGTTCTTAGCGGGTGAAGAAGGCGTTTTCTGTGAACCCGCCAGTGCTGCATCGGTAGCAGGCTTACTGAAAGTCAGCGATCAAATCCCTTCAGGTGCAACCATTGTCTGTGTCTTAACAGGTAATGGTATTAAAGATCCTGATACTGCGATCGCGGCGGCTGATGCCAAATTACATAAAGGCATTGCCCCAGACATTACTAGCGTTGCCAAAGTAATGGGCTTCTAA
- a CDS encoding FAD-dependent oxidoreductase, whose protein sequence is MSQEQEYDVVIVGAGPVGLATAIALYKRGIDNILVIDQTRKFRRVGQVIDLLPNGLKSIKYISPDAYQQVKETAFKSLNSPLRNNPPSNSNESEVKETKSPPKRQWHHKNLQGEITRSVDLDFDSWFNRYGEGRISISWYDLQTTLRNVLPSEIIQANHRCINVEQNSAGVYLDCISDTTIINNPFAHWEMETSNSNNLDISEQRQEERNERFRAKLVVAADGINSTVRQILYAETDLQKFAKPKYSGFVAIGCPHIEAVPNAIREELESKYFQGDRVITLSNDSITSTNVDFHGLDQLRIILFCKPDQSMGYLLHTPLGLEAFQNKQPSEIINLGLECLENAGFPPVFANLLNLSNPEKLIHRPYYIHPANTPSARQPVWSCGRVVLVGDAAHGMPPFMAQGANQGLEDAALISGLITKLIQDNCLEDEQAIAKAFRKYEEVRVPFMIKIQEATMKNNHWSQQQWEQYSEMVYSRDYSSNYLQ, encoded by the coding sequence ATGAGCCAAGAACAAGAATATGATGTGGTGATTGTTGGTGCAGGTCCAGTGGGATTGGCAACAGCGATCGCTTTATATAAACGTGGTATTGATAATATTTTAGTAATTGATCAAACCCGCAAATTTCGTCGTGTCGGTCAAGTAATTGACCTCTTACCAAATGGTTTAAAGTCAATTAAATATATTAGTCCTGACGCTTATCAGCAAGTTAAAGAGACTGCTTTTAAATCTCTAAATTCGCCGCTCAGAAATAATCCTCCTAGTAATAGTAATGAGAGCGAAGTCAAAGAAACCAAATCTCCTCCAAAAAGACAATGGCATCATAAAAATCTTCAAGGAGAAATAACAAGATCAGTTGATTTGGATTTCGATAGTTGGTTTAATCGCTACGGAGAAGGAAGAATTTCTATATCTTGGTACGATTTACAAACGACTTTAAGAAATGTATTGCCATCAGAAATTATCCAAGCAAATCACCGTTGCATCAATGTTGAGCAAAATTCAGCAGGAGTATATTTAGACTGTATCTCAGATACCACAATTATTAATAATCCTTTTGCCCATTGGGAAATGGAGACATCTAATTCTAATAATCTGGATATTTCAGAACAGAGGCAAGAGGAACGTAATGAACGGTTTCGTGCCAAGTTAGTTGTTGCGGCTGATGGCATTAACTCAACAGTTCGGCAGATTCTTTATGCAGAAACAGATTTACAAAAATTTGCAAAACCTAAATATTCTGGCTTTGTTGCGATTGGCTGTCCGCACATTGAAGCAGTCCCCAATGCAATTAGAGAAGAATTAGAGTCTAAATATTTTCAAGGCGATCGCGTTATCACTTTGTCCAACGACTCTATTACTTCTACTAATGTTGACTTTCACGGTTTAGATCAATTACGCATTATTTTATTTTGTAAACCAGACCAGAGCATGGGTTATTTGCTGCATACACCCTTGGGATTAGAAGCATTTCAAAATAAGCAACCATCTGAAATTATTAATCTAGGCCTTGAATGCTTAGAAAATGCTGGATTTCCTCCTGTGTTTGCAAATTTACTCAATTTGTCAAATCCAGAAAAATTAATTCATCGTCCCTATTACATTCATCCAGCAAATACGCCGTCTGCTCGTCAACCAGTCTGGAGTTGTGGTCGTGTGGTTTTAGTCGGCGACGCAGCTCACGGAATGCCCCCATTTATGGCTCAGGGTGCTAATCAGGGTTTAGAAGATGCAGCGCTGATTTCGGGTTTAATTACTAAGCTGATTCAAGATAACTGTTTAGAAGACGAACAAGCGATCGCTAAAGCATTTCGTAAATATGAGGAGGTACGTGTTCCTTTTATGATCAAAATTCAAGAAGCCACGATGAAAAACAATCACTGGTCACAGCAGCAATGGGAGCAATACAGTGAGATGGTTTATAGTCGTGACTATAGCAGCAACTATTTGCAGTAA
- a CDS encoding Uma2 family endonuclease encodes MVIANSPPTLTILENGDRLDRLEFERRYTASNIKKAELIEGIVYVASPLRFTPHAEPHGRIIGWLIAYQAMTSDLKVGIEPTVRLDIDNEPQPDAVLFRLGGNAQIDEDGYITGAPELIVEIAASTVSYDLHAKKRTYERNGVKEYIVWRTLDQQIDWFVLENGQYVGLVPDAAGIIHSREFEGLRLNVTAILNGDMSVVLKTLQ; translated from the coding sequence ATGGTTATAGCTAATTCTCCGCCAACGTTAACGATTCTGGAAAATGGCGATCGCCTAGATCGCCTTGAATTTGAGCGACGTTATACAGCCTCAAATATCAAAAAAGCGGAACTCATCGAAGGAATTGTATACGTGGCATCTCCCTTAAGATTTACTCCCCATGCTGAACCTCATGGTCGCATTATTGGTTGGCTGATTGCATATCAAGCCATGACAAGCGATTTAAAAGTCGGTATCGAGCCAACAGTTCGGCTTGATATTGATAATGAACCCCAACCAGATGCTGTGCTTTTTCGGTTAGGGGGCAATGCTCAAATTGATGAGGACGGCTATATTACGGGCGCACCTGAGTTAATTGTGGAGATTGCTGCAAGTACCGTTTCCTATGATTTACACGCGAAAAAACGCACCTATGAGCGCAACGGCGTAAAGGAATATATTGTCTGGCGGACATTGGATCAACAAATTGATTGGTTTGTTTTAGAAAATGGTCAATATGTGGGGTTAGTTCCCGATGCCGCAGGAATTATTCATAGTCGGGAGTTTGAAGGTTTACGTCTCAATGTAACAGCAATCCTAAACGGCGATATGTCAGTAGTTCTCAAAACATTGCAATAA
- a CDS encoding nucleotidyltransferase family protein yields MISSHDLQTYIAGAKQRQRQKQILLDDRYELLQTVAQKGAEILKTDFAAHKVWLFGSGLRRDLIHVESDVDLAVEGLAEASYFRAVSRLLDLNANVSVDLVMLDDASENLRDRIIREGKEL; encoded by the coding sequence ATGATCAGTTCCCATGATTTACAAACTTATATTGCAGGAGCAAAGCAACGCCAACGGCAAAAACAAATCTTGCTAGACGATCGCTATGAGCTTTTGCAGACTGTCGCCCAAAAGGGAGCAGAAATACTCAAAACTGATTTTGCTGCCCATAAAGTTTGGTTATTTGGGTCTGGACTGCGTCGTGATTTAATTCATGTAGAATCAGATGTGGATCTTGCGGTAGAAGGCTTGGCAGAAGCGAGTTATTTTCGGGCTGTTAGTAGATTGCTAGACCTGAATGCTAATGTCAGTGTGGATTTGGTGATGCTCGATGATGCTTCGGAAAATTTACGCGATCGCATTATCCGTGAAGGTAAGGAGTTATGA
- the cobD gene encoding threonine-phosphate decarboxylase CobD — protein sequence MTEYLAHPTRPIHGGNRQWAASMAGISPEQILDFSASINPLGTPKSAIAAIQSHLTDLGHYPDPEYTLLREALGKFHQLSPEWILAGNGVAELLTWVGRDLSQLSSTILFTPAFTDYDRALKTFDCQVERYPFLLRTQDVTFNTDLPEITNSHTKGILINNPHNPTGYLFSRDSILPYLEQFALVVIDEAFMDFLTPEQQQSLIDLVPYHSNLVILRSLTKFYSLPALRLGYAIAHPKRLQRWQAWRDPWSVNSLAVAAGIAVLEDMEFQQQTWAWLKSAKSQLFTGLSKITGLNPLPNAANYLLVQTEIAGSILQKELLQKDKILIRDCLSFPELGDRYFRVAVRLEHENQQLLKALGHNA from the coding sequence ATGACAGAGTATTTAGCACATCCAACTCGTCCAATACATGGGGGAAATCGTCAATGGGCGGCGAGTATGGCTGGTATCTCACCAGAGCAAATCTTAGATTTTTCGGCGAGTATTAATCCACTTGGCACACCGAAATCAGCGATCGCTGCCATCCAATCCCATTTAACCGATCTTGGTCATTATCCTGACCCCGAATATACATTGCTTAGAGAAGCATTAGGAAAGTTTCATCAACTATCACCAGAGTGGATTTTGGCTGGCAACGGTGTAGCGGAGCTATTAACTTGGGTGGGGCGTGACCTTTCGCAACTATCCTCAACGATTCTGTTTACACCAGCCTTTACCGATTACGATCGCGCTTTGAAAACCTTTGATTGTCAAGTAGAAAGATATCCATTTCTGTTGAGAACTCAAGACGTAACTTTTAATACAGATCTGCCAGAAATCACTAATTCCCATACCAAAGGAATCTTGATCAATAATCCCCATAATCCAACGGGCTACTTATTTTCTAGAGATAGCATTTTGCCTTATCTAGAGCAGTTTGCCTTAGTGGTGATTGATGAAGCTTTTATGGATTTCCTCACACCAGAACAACAGCAAAGTTTAATCGATTTGGTTCCATATCATTCTAATTTAGTGATTTTGCGATCGCTGACTAAGTTTTACAGTTTGCCAGCATTGAGACTTGGCTATGCGATCGCCCATCCCAAACGCTTACAACGTTGGCAAGCATGGCGTGATCCTTGGAGTGTGAATAGTTTAGCTGTCGCCGCAGGAATTGCTGTTTTAGAAGATATGGAATTTCAGCAACAAACATGGGCATGGTTAAAAAGTGCTAAATCGCAACTATTTACAGGCTTATCGAAAATAACTGGTTTAAATCCTTTGCCAAATGCTGCAAATTATCTATTAGTTCAAACCGAAATTGCAGGTTCGATTTTACAAAAGGAACTATTACAAAAAGATAAGATTCTTATTCGCGATTGTCTGAGCTTCCCAGAATTAGGCGATCGCTATTTTCGAGTAGCTGTGCGTCTGGAACATGAAAATCAGCAATTGCTGAAAGCTCTAGGTCACAACGCATAA